In Triticum aestivum cultivar Chinese Spring chromosome 5B, IWGSC CS RefSeq v2.1, whole genome shotgun sequence, the following proteins share a genomic window:
- the LOC543231 gene encoding glycine-rich RNA-binding protein blt801, translating into MAETEYRCFVGGLAWATDDNNLQQAFSQYGEILDAKIINDRETGRSRGFGFVTFGSEESMRQAIEEMNGKELDGRNITVNEAQSRRSGGGGGGGGGYGGQRGGGGGYGGGGGYGGGGGGYGGQGGGGYGGQRGGGGGYGGGGGYGGGGGYGGQRGGGGGDSGGQWRN; encoded by the exons ATGGCGGAGACGGAGTACCGCTGCTTCGTGGGCGGCCTCGCCTGGGCCACCGACGACAACAACCTCCAGCAGGCCTTCAGCCAGTACGGCGAGATCCTCGACGCCAAG atCATCAACGACCGCGAGACGGGGAGGTCCCGCGGGTTCGGCTTCGTCACGTTCGGCAGCGAGGAGTCGATGCGCCAGGCCATCGAGGAGATGAACGGCAAGGAGCTCGACGGGCGCAACATCACCGTCAACGAGGCCCAGTCCCGCCGCTcgggcggagggggcggcggcggcggcggctacggcggccagcgcggcggtggcggaggctacggcggcggcggcggctacggaggcggcggcggcggctacggcggccAGGGCGGTGGCGGCTACGGCGGccagcgcggtggcggcggcggctacggcggcggcggcggctacggcggtGGTGGCGGCTACGGCGGCcagcgcggcggtggcggcggcgactccgGCGGCCAGTGGAGGAACTGA
- the LOC123110123 gene encoding pyridine nucleotide-disulfide oxidoreductase domain-containing protein 2, whose translation MSPAATRILLAGARRRGRGLSTSAEPSPSPSLSPSQLPSGKRWDAVVIGGGHNGLAAAAYLARAGRSVAVLERRGVLGGAAVSESDLVPGFRFSRCSYLLSLLRPALIRELELERHGLKLLPRSPSSFTPCLDGRYLLLGPDAELNRSEIGKFSKKDAEAYPRYEEQLEKFCKLMDFVIDSPPPELRQLYHASMVDRMKDKVDKSVFWSKLLGLVMQQGQQDMVNFFDLLLSPASKILNNWFEGDVLKATLATDAVIGTMAGVNTPGSGYVLLHHIMGETGGQRGVWAYVEGGMGSVSSAISKAALEAGVQIVTNAEVSQVMVDENTGKVQGVALADGTELHSSVVLSNATPYKTFVDLVPANTLLEEFLCAIKTADYSSATTKINVAVNALPQFRCCKNINPKGGPEHMGTIHIGSESMEEIDIAYKEAAGGFSSTRPVIEMTIPSVLDKTISPPGQHVINLFVQYTPYKLSEGSWQDPAVRKSFAERCFSLIDEYAPHFSSSVIGYDMLTPPDLEREFGLTGGNIFHGAMGLDSLFLMRPAKGWSDYRTPVKGLYLCGSGAHPGGGVMGAPGRNAAAVVLDDLKAR comes from the exons ATGTCGCCGGCGGCGACGCGCATCCTGCTCGCGGGCGCCCGGCGCCGCGGCCGCGGCCTCTCCacgtcggccgagccctccccctccccctccctgtcCCCCTCGCAGCTCCCGAGCGGCAAGCGCTGGGACGCGGTGGTGATCGGCGGCGGCCACAACGGGCTCGCGGCCGCCGCCTACCTCGCGCGCGCCGGCCGCTCCGTCGCCGTGCTTGAGCGTCGGGGCGTCCTCGGCGGCGCCGCCGTGTCCGAGTCGGACCTCGTCCCCGGCTTCCGCTTCTCCCGCTGCAGCTACCTCCTCAGCCTCCTCCGCCCCGCCCTCATCCG GGAGCTGGAGCTGGAGAGGCACGGGCTGAAGCTCCTGCCGCGGAGCCCGTCGTCGTTCACGCCGTGCCTCGACGGCCGGTACCTGCTCCTCGGCCCGGACGCGGAGCTGAACCGCTCCGAGATCGGCAAGTTCTCCAAGAAAGATGCAGAGGCATACCCGAG GTACGAGGAGCAGCTAGAGAAGTTCTGCAAGCTCATGGACTTCGTCATAGACTCGCCTCCACCGGAGCTGAGGCAGCTGTACCATGCCTCCATGGTCGACAGGATGAAGGATAAGGTGGACAAGTCAGTGTTCTGGAGCAAGCTTCTTGGCCTTGTGATGCAACAGGGGCAACAGGACATGGT GAACTTCTTCGACCTTCTTCTGTCGCCAGCGTCGAAGATCTTGAATAACTGGTTTGAG GGTGATGTATTGAAGGCGACCCTGGCGACTGATGCCGTGATAGGTACTATG GCTGGTGTGAACACTCCAGGATCAGGATATGTTCTCCTGCACCACATCATGGGGGAAACTGGTGGTCAACGTGGTGTTTGGGC GTATGTCGAAGGTGGTATGGGTTCAGTCTCATCAGCTATAAGCAAAGCAGCCCTCGAAGCAGGCGTGCAAATTGTAACAAATGCTGAG GTTTCGCAAGTAATGGTCGATGAAAATACTGGAAAGGTGCAAGGG GTTGCTTTGGCTGATGGAACCGAGTTGCACTCATCAGTTGTGTTATCAAATGCCACACCATATAAAACATTTGTG GACCTTGTGCCAGCCAATACTCTTCTAGaggagttcctctgtgccatcaagACAGCAGATTATAGCTCC GCAACAACGAAGATCAACGTTGCTGTTAATGCGCTGCCACAGTTTCGCTGTTGCAAAAACATCAACCCTAAAGGTGGCCCGGAGCACATGGGCACCATACACATTGGATCTGAAAG CATGGAGGAAATCGATATAGCATACAAGGAAGCTGCAGGCGGCTTCTCATCCACAAGGCCTGTTATAGAAATGACAATTCCTTCAGTCTTAGATAAGACCATCTCTCCACCAG GTCAGCATGTTATTAATCTGTTTGTTCAGTACACACCCTACAAACTGTCAGAAGGCAGTTGGCAGGATCCGGCTGTTCGA AAATCATTTGCTGAGAGATGCTTTTCCTTGATCGATGAGTATGCACCACACTTTAGCTCATCAGTGATAGGCTATGACATGCTGACTCCACCTGATCTTGAAAGGGAGTTTGGCCTAACAG GTGGCAACATCTTTCACGGCGCGATGGGCTTGGATTCCCTCTTCCTAATGAGGCCTGCCAAGGGATG GTCAGATTACAGAACCCCTGTGAAGGGGCTGTACCTCTGCGGCAGTGGTGCGCACCCAGGCGGCGGGGTGATGGGTGCCCCGGGCCGCAATGCCGCTGCTGTGGTTTTGGATGATCTCAAGGCAAGATAG
- the LOC123110122 gene encoding ADP-ribosylation factor-like protein 2, with protein MGLLSIIRKIKRKEKEMRILMVGLDNSGKTTIVLKINGEDTSVISPTLGFNIKTIQYQKYSLNIWDVGGQKTIRSYWRNYFEQTDGLVWAVDSSDVRRLDDCRAELHNLLKEERLAGSSLLVFANKQDIQGALKPDEIAKVLNLEAMNKDRHWKIVGCSAYTGDGLLQGFDWLVQDIASRIYVLD; from the exons ATGGGTCTCCTCAGCATCATCAGAAAAATCAAGCGCAAGGAAAAGGAGATGCGTATTCTCATGGT CGGCCTCGACAACTCGGGTAAGACGACAATTGTGCTCAAGATAAATGGGGAGGACACCAGTGTCATCAGCCCTACTCTTGGCTTTAATATCAAGACCATCCAGTACCAAAA GTACTCGCTGAACATATGGGATGTTGGGGGGCAGAAGACCATCCGTTCGTATTGGAGGAACTACTTCGAGCAGACTGACGGTCTAGTTTGGGCGGTTGACAGTTCCGATGTCCGAAGGCTCGATGATTGCCGTGCTGAGCTCCACAATCTTTTGAAAGAAGAG AGACTGGCTGGATCATCGCTGTTAGTTTTCGCGAATAAGCAGGACATTCAGGGCGCTTTGAAGCCCGACGAAATCGCCAAG GTTCTGAACCTTGAAGCGATGAACAAGGACCGGCACTGGAAGATCGTCGGCTGCAGCGCCTACACCGGGGACGGCCTGCTCCAGGGCTTCGACTGGCTGGTCCAGGACATCGCCTCCCGCATCTATGTCCTCGACTGA